The Cytophagia bacterium CHB2 DNA segment CGCGCCAATAATCCGTATCGCCGTAATGTTCTTTGGCGAGCTTGCTGAGTGATTCGCCTTTTTGCACGTGGTGAACCTGCGGCGATTCGAGCCAGCGCAAACGACTCATGAGCAGGTTGTCATGCGCCATGACAAGCAGCAGGACGACGCCGCAAAAGGCCGTCAGCAAAACTTTCTTCATAACATCCTCCAAAAAAGTTAGGGTAGAAATTGGCTTCACATCGAAATCTTCCAACCGAGACGCGCGCCGAAGCGGCGCAGGCTGCGAAATAAAACCAACGCGACGCACGCCGACAAAATGCTAATGGCCAAAAATTTGTTATAGAGCGCAGGCACGGTTTGGCTGACAAGCGCACCCGTGGCCGCGCCGATCATGCCGATGGCGTAATTCATCGCACGCCCGCGTTCATGCGCACGATCACACAATGCAAAGGCATGGCCTAGTATCCAACCTAACAAGCATGAAAACAAAACAGGCAAAAGTGCCATGTCAATCCTCCGAGGCGGCTTTGAAATCCCGCTTGTGATTCCGTCGTATAGCGCACGTTTTCTTCCAGCATGATTGATCATCTTTTGAGGTGAATACAAAATTTGACGCAACAACAATCGCCCATGATCAACGCAAAACGATTGCCAAACTTGTTGCGTGCTTGGCAACAATGGCGTGATTATTTTGGGAGTCGTGGAATCAAGGATTTAGAAGAGAAAAAGCGGCGGGGAGAAAATTGGGCACGACTGCGCGGATAGAAACATCTTCGGAAAACGTGTAAAGACTGCCGAGAAGAAAGCACCGAGGGCGTAATTTTTACATGTCAAGACTCCAACCGATAACGTGCCAGTTTGTTGTGCAATGTTTTCAAACTGATCCCCAACACGTCTGCCGCTTTGGTTTTATTATTTTGATGCAGATCGAGTGTTTTGAGAATCAGCATGCGTTCCGCTTCGTCAACAGTAGTTCCGATTGGAATCGTGAGGGCGTTGGAGTTTTCTGCCGACAACATGTGCTTGGGCAAATCTGCGGCCGTGAGGTGACGGCCCTGGCAGAGAATCACGGCGCGTTCGATGACATTGCGCAACTCGCGCACATTGCCGGGCCAGGGATGGCGCAACAAAATATCGAGAGTGTCGCGGGTGAGGCCTGAAACTTTTTTGGCATTCTTTTCCGAAAAGCGCGCGATGAAATCCTCCACCAGCAAGGGCAAATCGTTCAAACGTTCGCGCAGCGGCGGCAATTCAACTTCAACGACGGCGAGGCGATAAAACAAGTCTTCGCGCAAACTCTTCTCCCGCACCGCCGCACGCACATCGCGATTCGTGGCTGAGATGAGGCGCACATCGACGCTGACTTCCTCGCGGCCGCCGAGCCGGCGAAACTTGCGTTCTTCGAGCGCGCGCAACAATTTCGCCTGCAACTCAAACGGCATTTCGCCGATTTCGTCAAAGAACAACGTGCCGCCATCGGCCAATTCAAAACAACCGTGTTTTTCCGCTAACGCGCCGG contains these protein-coding regions:
- a CDS encoding sigma-54-dependent Fis family transcriptional regulator, which translates into the protein ATVLITGESGTGKELVARAIHRRSERSAAPFVAMNCSALPAEILENELFGHEKGAFTGALAEKHGCFELADGGTLFFDEIGEMPFELQAKLLRALEERKFRRLGGREEVSVDVRLISATNRDVRAAVREKSLREDLFYRLAVVEVELPPLRERLNDLPLLVEDFIARFSEKNAKKVSGLTRDTLDILLRHPWPGNVRELRNVIERAVILCQGRHLTAADLPKHMLSAENSNALTIPIGTTVDEAERMLILKTLDLHQNNKTKAADVLGISLKTLHNKLARYRLES